The following proteins are encoded in a genomic region of Variovorax paradoxus:
- a CDS encoding ABC transporter ATP-binding protein, with protein MSAVIEPRKTKGGEPLVVAHDLARTFDVSPPWLNRVLERKPRVLLHAVDGVSFSIERGKTLALVGESGCGKSTVARLLVGLYAPTRGGLQFDGQDAHAAFKTSEGRKLRRRIQMIFQDPYASLNPRWIVEDIIGEPLREHGILRGKAELRERVGELLKSVGLSPLDMSKYPHQFSGGQRQRISIARALATQPEFLVCDEPTSALDVSVQAQVLNIMKDLQRQQGLTYLFISHNLAVVRHVADQVGVMYLGRLVEVADKQKLFAEPQHPYTRMLLDAIPQMKHTGRQRTPVQGEVPNPLNPPTGCAFHPRCPHANARCSAERPKLLNIRGVQVACHAAEEGRI; from the coding sequence ATGAGCGCCGTGATCGAACCCCGCAAGACAAAAGGCGGCGAGCCACTCGTGGTCGCCCACGACCTGGCCCGCACCTTCGACGTGTCGCCACCCTGGCTCAACCGCGTGCTCGAGCGCAAGCCGCGCGTGCTGCTGCACGCGGTGGACGGTGTGAGCTTTTCCATCGAGCGCGGCAAGACGCTGGCGCTGGTCGGCGAATCGGGCTGTGGCAAGAGCACCGTGGCGCGCCTCCTGGTCGGCCTCTATGCGCCCACGCGTGGTGGCTTGCAGTTCGACGGCCAGGACGCGCACGCCGCATTCAAGACCTCCGAAGGCCGCAAGCTGCGCCGCCGCATCCAGATGATCTTCCAGGACCCCTACGCGAGCTTGAACCCGCGCTGGATCGTGGAAGACATCATCGGCGAGCCGCTGCGCGAGCACGGCATCCTCCGCGGCAAGGCCGAGCTGCGCGAGCGCGTCGGCGAGCTGCTCAAGTCCGTCGGCCTTTCGCCGCTGGACATGAGCAAGTACCCGCACCAGTTCTCGGGCGGACAGCGCCAGCGCATTTCCATCGCCCGCGCTCTCGCCACGCAGCCGGAGTTCCTGGTGTGCGACGAGCCCACCTCGGCACTCGACGTGAGCGTGCAGGCGCAGGTGCTCAACATCATGAAGGACCTGCAGCGCCAGCAGGGCCTGACCTATCTCTTCATCTCGCACAACCTTGCCGTGGTGCGGCACGTGGCCGACCAGGTCGGCGTGATGTACCTGGGCCGGCTGGTCGAAGTGGCCGACAAGCAGAAGCTCTTCGCGGAGCCGCAGCATCCGTACACGCGGATGCTGCTCGACGCGATTCCGCAGATGAAGCACACGGGTCGCCAGCGCACGCCGGTGCAGGGCGAGGTGCCGAACCCGCTGAATCCGCCGACCGGCTGCGCGTTTCATCCGCGCTGCCCGCATGCGAATGCGCGGTGCTCGGCCGAGCGGCCGAAGCTGTTGAACATCAGGGGCGTGCAAGTGGCCTGCCATGCGGCCGAAGAGGGCCGCATCTAG